One genomic window of bacterium includes the following:
- the carB gene encoding carbamoyl-phosphate synthase large subunit — protein MPKRTDIKKIMIVGSGPIVIGQACEFDYSGTQACKALREEGYEVVLVNSNPATIMTDPEMADRVYLEPLAPEIVAKIVEKERPDAILSTMGGQTGLNVSVALHEMGVLERFGVELIGAKIDSIRKAENRELFNQAMKRIGLEVARGGYARSMDDARRIVDEIGLPVIIRPSYTLGGTGGGMAYDRKSFEEAAARGFYHSPVHEILVEESVVGWKEYELEVMRDLKDNVVIICSIENLDPMGVHTGDSITVAPAQTLTDKEYQRMRDASLAVIREIGVETGGSNIQFAVHPETGRLVIIEMNPRVSRSSALASKATGFPIAKIAAKLSVGLTLDEIPNDITKKTPASFEPTIDYVVTKIPRFTFDKFPGADDTLTVQMKSVGEVMAIGRTFKESLQKALRGLETNRYGLGADGREIADPENLEAKLARPNAERLFYVRHAMLNGMENERLFELTKIDPWFLSQMREIVELEERLRKLKNISGLNLDLLRQAKQMGFSDRQLASLCGSDEISVRKLRKGKGVQAVFKRVDTCAGEFEAMTPYLYSTYESEDEAYPTRRKKVMILGGGPNRIGQGIEFDYCCVQAAFALREEGFESIMVNSNPETVSTDYDISDRLYFEPLTLEDVLNIVDTEKPDGVIVQFGGQTPLKLAIPLAEQGVPIIGTSPESIDLAEDRERFGELIVKLGLNQPESGIAYNLEQARKIAARIGYPVLVRPSYVLGGQAMKIVYDEGSLTGYMKNAVDASLGKSILIDDYLEDAVEVDVDAICDGVTVVIGGIMQHIEEAGIHSGDSACVMPPYSLPADIMDQMREATRRLALALQVKGLINIQYAIQKNKVYVLEVNPRASRTVPYVSKTIGVSLAKLAAKIMIGKTLQDLGFTEERKIKHISIKESVLPFIKFPGVDTLLGPEMKSTGEVIGLDHNYGIAYAKAQISAGNSLPLEGGVAVSLADKDKKTLLPTIKKLDDMGFKIHATEGTYNLLHANGIHAERVFKAGEGSPDIVDLINGNQVNLLINTPVGEKSKYDAASMRRAALQHGVPYVTTTSAAIAAVEGINALKKEKITVTSLQEYYAK, from the coding sequence CCCGGAAATCGTGGCCAAGATCGTGGAGAAAGAGCGCCCGGATGCGATCCTTTCGACCATGGGCGGCCAGACCGGGCTGAATGTCTCGGTGGCCCTGCACGAGATGGGGGTGCTGGAGCGTTTCGGCGTGGAGCTGATCGGGGCCAAGATCGATTCCATCCGCAAGGCCGAGAACCGTGAGCTGTTCAACCAGGCGATGAAACGGATCGGCCTGGAGGTGGCCCGCGGTGGCTACGCCCGCTCGATGGACGATGCGCGGCGGATCGTGGATGAGATAGGTCTGCCGGTCATCATCCGTCCCTCCTACACCCTGGGTGGCACGGGCGGCGGCATGGCCTACGACCGCAAGAGTTTCGAGGAGGCCGCGGCCAGGGGGTTCTACCACAGCCCGGTGCATGAGATCCTGGTCGAGGAGAGCGTTGTCGGCTGGAAAGAGTACGAGCTGGAGGTGATGCGCGACCTGAAGGACAACGTGGTCATCATCTGCTCCATCGAGAACCTCGACCCGATGGGAGTGCACACCGGGGACTCGATCACCGTGGCCCCGGCCCAGACCCTCACGGATAAGGAATACCAGCGGATGCGCGATGCCTCTCTGGCCGTGATCCGTGAGATCGGCGTGGAGACCGGCGGCTCGAACATCCAGTTCGCCGTGCACCCCGAGACCGGACGGCTGGTGATAATCGAGATGAACCCGCGCGTGAGCCGTTCCTCGGCCCTGGCCAGCAAGGCCACCGGGTTCCCGATCGCCAAGATCGCGGCCAAGCTGAGCGTGGGGCTCACTCTGGATGAGATACCCAACGACATCACCAAGAAAACCCCGGCCTCGTTCGAGCCGACAATCGACTATGTGGTCACCAAGATTCCGCGCTTCACGTTCGACAAGTTCCCCGGCGCGGATGACACCCTGACCGTGCAGATGAAGAGCGTGGGCGAGGTGATGGCAATCGGCCGCACTTTCAAGGAGTCGCTGCAGAAAGCCCTGCGCGGGCTGGAGACCAACCGCTACGGCCTGGGTGCGGACGGCCGCGAGATCGCCGACCCCGAGAACCTGGAGGCCAAGCTCGCCCGCCCCAACGCCGAGCGCCTGTTCTACGTGCGCCACGCCATGCTGAACGGCATGGAGAACGAGCGCCTGTTCGAGCTGACCAAGATCGATCCCTGGTTTCTCAGCCAGATGCGCGAGATCGTGGAGTTGGAGGAGCGCCTGCGTAAGCTGAAAAACATCTCCGGCCTGAACCTGGACCTGTTGCGCCAGGCCAAGCAGATGGGTTTCTCCGACCGTCAGCTCGCCTCTCTCTGTGGCTCGGATGAGATTTCGGTGCGCAAGCTGCGCAAGGGCAAGGGGGTCCAGGCCGTGTTCAAGCGCGTGGACACCTGCGCCGGCGAGTTCGAGGCCATGACCCCGTACCTCTACAGCACCTACGAGAGCGAGGACGAGGCCTATCCGACCCGGCGCAAGAAAGTCATGATCCTGGGCGGCGGGCCCAACCGGATCGGCCAGGGGATCGAGTTCGACTACTGCTGCGTGCAGGCGGCGTTCGCCCTGCGCGAGGAGGGTTTCGAGTCGATCATGGTCAACTCGAACCCCGAGACCGTGAGCACGGACTACGACATCTCGGACCGTCTGTATTTCGAGCCGCTGACCCTGGAGGATGTGCTCAACATCGTGGACACCGAGAAGCCGGACGGGGTGATCGTGCAGTTCGGCGGCCAGACCCCGCTCAAGCTGGCCATTCCGCTGGCCGAGCAGGGCGTGCCCATTATCGGCACCTCGCCCGAGAGTATCGACCTGGCCGAGGACCGCGAGCGTTTCGGCGAACTGATTGTCAAGCTGGGGCTGAACCAGCCCGAGAGCGGGATCGCCTACAACCTGGAGCAGGCGCGCAAGATCGCCGCGCGGATCGGCTACCCGGTGCTGGTGCGTCCCAGCTACGTGCTGGGCGGCCAGGCGATGAAAATAGTCTACGACGAGGGCTCGCTGACCGGTTACATGAAGAACGCGGTGGACGCCTCGCTGGGCAAGTCGATCCTGATCGACGACTACCTGGAGGACGCGGTCGAGGTAGATGTGGACGCGATCTGCGATGGCGTTACGGTGGTGATCGGCGGGATCATGCAGCACATCGAGGAGGCGGGCATCCATTCCGGAGACTCGGCCTGCGTGATGCCGCCCTACAGCCTTCCGGCCGATATCATGGACCAGATGCGCGAGGCCACCCGCAGGCTCGCCCTGGCCCTTCAGGTGAAAGGCCTGATCAATATCCAGTATGCGATACAAAAGAACAAAGTTTACGTTCTTGAGGTGAACCCGCGCGCCAGCCGCACCGTGCCCTACGTGAGCAAGACCATCGGGGTCTCGCTGGCCAAGCTCGCCGCCAAGATCATGATCGGCAAAACTTTGCAGGATCTGGGGTTCACCGAGGAACGCAAGATCAAGCATATTTCGATCAAAGAGAGTGTCCTGCCGTTCATCAAGTTCCCCGGTGTGGACACCCTTCTGGGACCCGAGATGAAATCCACCGGCGAGGTGATCGGCCTGGACCATAACTATGGGATCGCCTACGCCAAGGCCCAGATCAGCGCCGGCAACAGCCTGCCCCTGGAGGGCGGGGTGGCGGTGAGTCTGGCGGACAAGGACAAAAAGACTCTCCTGCCCACGATCAAGAAACTGGACGACATGGGGTTCAAGATCCACGCCACGGAGGGCACCTACAACCTTCTGCACGCCAACGGCATCCATGCCGAGCGGGTGTTCAAGGCCGGCGAGGGCTCGCCCGACATCGTGGACCTGATCAACGGCAACCAGGTCAACCTGCTGATCAACACTCCGGTAGGCGAGAAGAGCAAGTACGACGCGGCGTCGATGCGGCGCGCGGCGCTCCAGCACGGCGTGCCCTATGTCACCACCACCAGTGCGGCGATAGCGGCGGTGGAGGGGATCAACGCCCTGAAGAAAGAGAAGATCACGGTCACCTCGCTGCAGGAATACTACGCCAAATGA
- a CDS encoding response regulator: MKTVLVIDDVAGNREIFASLLEGEYKVVQAADGRKGMELAESEKPDLIFMDVSMPEIGGMDLIREFRKHPTLYAVPVVAITAHSLYSARKMVERGCNDFLLKPLTPHKIKDMLDKWIY; this comes from the coding sequence ATGAAGACCGTACTCGTCATTGACGATGTCGCGGGAAACCGCGAGATTTTCGCCAGCTTGCTGGAGGGTGAGTACAAGGTCGTGCAGGCGGCGGACGGCAGGAAAGGTATGGAGCTGGCCGAGAGCGAGAAGCCGGACCTGATTTTCATGGATGTTTCCATGCCCGAGATCGGCGGGATGGACCTGATCCGCGAGTTCAGGAAACACCCGACCCTGTATGCGGTGCCGGTGGTGGCCATCACGGCGCACTCGCTCTACAGTGCGCGCAAGATGGTGGAACGGGGCTGTAACGACTTTCTGCTCAAGCCGCTGACACCGCACAAGATCAAGGATATGCTCGACAAATGGATCTACTGA